Proteins encoded in a region of the Vibrio sp. CB1-14 genome:
- a CDS encoding phosphotransferase: protein MKKQLGDQHNAVSKEPIQSLWSGYGELFRVYTDNPALPSLIVKAIDLPKVAPKHHPKGWNTELSNQRKLKSYQVEFHWYQHYVARMPIGWAPRCLAAESHGSHYELLLEDLKLVECARVVKTPSNQEIETALRWLAQFHAFWLGTETTGLWQQGTYWHLATRPDEWQAMTSSRYKSAAERIDDILNDCRYQTLVHGDAKLANFCFNETGTQVSAVDFQYVGGGVGVKDVALFLCTVLDFDDPQLSIDSHVETYFEALQAALARYQPNVDASDVCHEWRKLLGLAWADYQRFLLGWSPVHVRVNAFTNKLTLEALDDFLL, encoded by the coding sequence TTGAAAAAACAACTTGGTGACCAACACAATGCGGTTTCAAAAGAGCCAATACAGAGCCTTTGGAGCGGATATGGCGAACTATTTCGCGTTTATACCGATAACCCTGCGCTACCCAGTCTGATAGTTAAGGCCATTGACCTACCAAAGGTTGCACCTAAGCATCACCCGAAAGGCTGGAATACTGAGCTTTCAAACCAAAGAAAGCTTAAGTCCTATCAAGTTGAATTTCATTGGTACCAGCACTATGTTGCCCGAATGCCTATCGGCTGGGCGCCACGTTGTTTAGCCGCAGAAAGTCATGGCTCGCACTATGAGTTGCTTTTGGAAGATCTCAAGCTAGTTGAGTGTGCTAGGGTGGTAAAAACCCCATCAAACCAAGAGATAGAAACGGCACTTCGCTGGTTAGCGCAGTTTCACGCGTTTTGGTTGGGCACTGAGACTACTGGACTGTGGCAGCAAGGCACCTATTGGCATTTAGCCACTCGACCCGATGAGTGGCAGGCAATGACGTCAAGTCGTTATAAATCAGCTGCTGAGCGCATAGATGACATACTCAATGATTGTCGTTATCAAACCCTAGTACATGGCGATGCGAAGCTGGCTAACTTTTGTTTCAACGAAACCGGCACACAGGTCAGTGCGGTTGATTTTCAGTATGTTGGCGGTGGCGTGGGGGTGAAAGATGTCGCGCTATTTCTTTGCACAGTGCTCGATTTTGATGATCCTCAGTTATCTATCGACAGCCATGTTGAAACTTATTTTGAAGCGTTACAGGCAGCGCTGGCTCGCTATCAGCCTAATGTGGATGCAAGTGATGTGTGTCATGAGTGGCGAAAGCTACTAGGACTCGCGTGGGCTGACTATCAGCGTTTTCTGCTTGGCTGGAGCCCAGTTCATGTGCGAGTGAATGCCTTTACGAATAAGCTGACTTTAGAGGCACTCGACGACTTTCTGTTGTAA